The following proteins come from a genomic window of Gordonia westfalica:
- a CDS encoding serine/threonine-protein kinase codes for MFEPGTVIAGYRVERLLGSGGMGAVFLARHPELPRYDALKVLKGSAGLTDNNFRRRFLREAEVAATLDHPNIVTVFNRGRATVPTASKSGASDLLWIAMQYVPGTDCARELGDIGRFTLPRVAHIVSQVARGIDHANRRGLTHRDVKPGNILLAEIDEDSTVDEQRVLLTDFGVAKISDEAEALTSVGTVLATLSYASPEQLMGRTLDGRSDQYSLAASTFHLLTGRVPFDDRDTGAVIGAHLKDPVPRASELVPGVPRGVDAVIARAMAKTPEERFANCREFADALTAVLRPAPNEGLRPGHPPAVPDAQAVTVRGVTPRPASRNQPYPMPATRRAMPPSQSPPTPGRTAYGAGPAPAPPGEASTRRAAPRPNEDRRAGDRQPREGHRRPATGADPAVWQHPPSGPHRQTNDHLRAAGSGPMGRPPGGPPFPGGPTSSGVPGPSSSPNRLPLVLGGVAAVLLILIVVVFVVAL; via the coding sequence GTGTTCGAGCCTGGAACGGTGATCGCCGGGTACCGCGTCGAGCGACTGCTCGGCAGCGGTGGGATGGGCGCTGTCTTCTTGGCCCGGCATCCGGAGCTTCCCCGCTATGACGCACTGAAAGTGCTCAAGGGCTCGGCGGGCTTGACCGACAACAACTTTCGGCGCCGTTTTCTCCGTGAGGCCGAGGTCGCCGCGACACTCGACCACCCCAACATCGTCACCGTCTTCAACCGTGGCCGGGCGACCGTCCCCACCGCGTCGAAGTCCGGCGCGTCGGATCTGCTGTGGATCGCGATGCAGTACGTGCCGGGCACCGACTGCGCCCGCGAACTCGGCGACATCGGGCGATTCACACTGCCGAGGGTCGCGCACATCGTGTCTCAGGTGGCCCGCGGCATCGATCACGCCAACCGGCGAGGCCTCACGCACCGCGACGTCAAACCCGGGAACATCCTCCTCGCCGAGATCGACGAGGACTCGACCGTCGACGAGCAGCGCGTGTTGCTGACCGACTTCGGTGTGGCCAAGATCTCCGACGAGGCCGAGGCCCTCACGTCGGTCGGGACCGTCCTGGCAACCCTGTCCTACGCCTCACCCGAACAGCTCATGGGACGGACGCTCGACGGTCGGAGCGATCAGTACTCGCTGGCGGCATCGACCTTCCACCTGCTCACCGGCCGGGTGCCGTTCGACGACCGGGACACCGGCGCGGTCATCGGCGCACACCTCAAGGACCCGGTGCCGCGGGCATCGGAACTCGTACCCGGGGTGCCCCGGGGCGTCGACGCCGTGATCGCGAGGGCGATGGCGAAGACGCCGGAGGAGCGCTTCGCGAACTGCCGCGAGTTCGCCGACGCCCTCACCGCAGTTCTCCGACCTGCCCCGAACGAAGGTCTCCGACCTGGGCACCCGCCGGCTGTTCCCGACGCCCAGGCCGTCACCGTCCGCGGGGTCACGCCCCGCCCGGCGTCCCGGAACCAGCCGTATCCGATGCCGGCCACGCGTCGCGCGATGCCGCCATCGCAATCGCCACCGACGCCCGGACGTACGGCGTACGGTGCCGGACCGGCGCCCGCCCCGCCCGGTGAGGCGTCGACCCGACGAGCCGCGCCCCGGCCGAACGAGGACCGGCGGGCGGGGGACAGGCAGCCGCGGGAGGGACACCGGCGACCGGCGACGGGAGCCGATCCCGCCGTGTGGCAGCATCCGCCGTCCGGTCCGCACCGCCAGACCAACGACCATCTCCGCGCCGCGGGGTCGGGTCCGATGGGCCGGCCCCCGGGTGGACCGCCGTTCCCGGGCGGACCGACGTCGTCCGGGGTTCCCGGTCCGTCGTCGAGCCCGAACCGGCTGCCCCTGGTACTGGGCGGGGTCGCGGCCGTGCTGCTGATCCTGATCGTCGTCGTCTTCGTCGTGGCGCTGTAG
- a CDS encoding TetR/AcrR family transcriptional regulator, whose translation MATGRSRAENRAMMTDEIRRLGREHLATHGAAGLSLRAIAREMGVVSSAVYRYVPSRDDLLTLLLVEAYNDVGDAIDAAVDAIEPARRRERLLAAAEAAREWALADPARWALLYGSPVPGYAAPGERTVEPGTRIPALLLRECAAAHSEGLIRDDLPTPTTGVADDMIAIRDEFGIDTPEAVLAASTTLWAVLVGAISLETFGQYGKDTFAHPAELFRSQIELTLAALFRG comes from the coding sequence ATGGCGACCGGACGAAGCCGCGCGGAGAACCGCGCGATGATGACCGACGAGATCCGCAGACTGGGCCGCGAGCACCTGGCGACCCACGGCGCGGCCGGACTGTCGCTGCGCGCGATCGCCCGCGAGATGGGCGTGGTCTCATCGGCCGTCTACCGGTACGTCCCCAGCCGCGACGACCTGCTGACATTGCTGCTCGTCGAGGCATACAACGACGTCGGCGACGCGATCGACGCGGCCGTCGACGCGATCGAACCCGCACGCCGCCGGGAGCGGTTGCTCGCCGCCGCCGAGGCCGCGCGAGAGTGGGCACTCGCCGACCCGGCGCGCTGGGCACTGCTCTACGGCAGCCCCGTACCCGGCTATGCCGCGCCCGGCGAGCGGACGGTCGAGCCGGGCACCCGGATTCCCGCCCTACTCCTGCGCGAGTGCGCGGCCGCCCACTCGGAGGGCCTCATCCGCGACGATCTGCCCACTCCCACAACCGGAGTCGCCGACGACATGATCGCGATCCGCGACGAGTTCGGCATCGACACCCCGGAGGCCGTCCTGGCCGCGTCGACCACCCTCTGGGCGGTTCTCGTCGGCGCGATCAGCCTGGAGACCTTCGGCCAGTACGGCAAGGACACCTTCGCGCACCCGGCCGAACTGTTCCGCTCGCAGATCGAACTGACGCTGGCGGCGCTCTTTCGGGGATAG
- the sigJ gene encoding RNA polymerase sigma factor SigJ — MVNSSESARRAIRFAELRPLLFTVAYEIVGSAADADDVLQESYLRWADVDDADVTDPKAYLAKIVTRQALNALRSRSRRREEYVGPWLPEPILLDDRDLADDVVLAESVSTAMLVVLESLTPDERAVFVLREVFGFSYNEIGDMVAKPAATVRQIGHRARSHVESRRPRFEPVDAARAGAVVEEFLAAAQSGEIEPLMALLSPDVVFTADSDGKATAVKRPIRGAMPVARLLTGFARLGATIDDYRAEVAVFNHAPGMVVYFDGKLQGAFTFHIVDGVIEQIYAMRNPDKLVGVEEPRTIAR; from the coding sequence ATGGTGAACAGCAGCGAATCAGCCCGTCGAGCAATACGTTTCGCGGAACTTCGGCCCCTGCTTTTCACCGTCGCCTACGAGATCGTCGGGTCCGCGGCCGATGCGGACGACGTCCTGCAGGAGAGCTATCTACGATGGGCCGACGTCGACGACGCCGATGTCACCGACCCGAAGGCCTACCTCGCGAAGATCGTCACGCGTCAGGCGCTCAACGCCCTGCGCTCCCGGTCGCGGCGCCGCGAGGAGTATGTCGGGCCGTGGCTGCCCGAACCGATCCTGCTCGACGACCGCGACCTCGCCGACGATGTCGTACTCGCGGAGTCGGTCTCGACGGCGATGCTGGTGGTGCTGGAGTCCCTGACCCCCGACGAGCGCGCGGTGTTCGTGCTGCGGGAGGTGTTCGGCTTCTCCTACAACGAGATCGGCGACATGGTCGCCAAGCCCGCGGCCACGGTGCGTCAGATCGGCCATCGGGCCCGGTCGCATGTCGAGTCGCGGCGCCCTCGCTTCGAGCCGGTCGACGCCGCACGTGCCGGCGCGGTCGTCGAGGAGTTCCTCGCGGCGGCACAGTCGGGGGAGATCGAGCCCCTCATGGCGTTGCTCTCACCCGATGTCGTGTTCACCGCGGACAGCGACGGCAAGGCCACCGCCGTCAAGCGGCCGATCCGCGGCGCGATGCCGGTGGCACGCCTGCTCACCGGCTTCGCGCGGCTCGGGGCCACGATCGACGACTACCGGGCCGAGGTCGCCGTGTTCAATCACGCACCGGGCATGGTCGTGTACTTCGACGGGAAGCTCCAGGGCGCCTTCACATTCCACATCGTCGACGGCGTGATCGAACAGATCTACGCGATGCGCAACCCCGACAAGCTGGTCGGGGTGGAGGAGCCGCGGACGATCGCACGGTGA
- a CDS encoding asparaginase: MAASPPPGRSTTVLITTGGTIAAHTTTDGAVPALGADDLLAASNTGAADAGPGAVRTVDLMSVDSSAMTVAEQFAVVRAVAEALADPATAGVVVTHGTDTMEETAFLVDLYLTDDRPVVFTGAQLPADSPDADGPRNLAAALATVGDPASGGRGVLVVAGGRVLPARGVFKVSTTDAAAFDSVGTDLPRPVLTDGIPLGRTARVDTFALYPGVSPGLIAAAVAQNAAGIVLAATGSGNTHPDITAEVALAVAHGVTVVVASRVPYGEVSATYGGGGGAVDLHRAGAIVSPWLRAPQARMALIALLTAKSDPETIAEFFAASGR; this comes from the coding sequence ATGGCCGCTTCTCCCCCGCCCGGTCGGTCGACGACCGTGCTGATCACCACCGGTGGCACCATCGCCGCCCACACCACGACCGACGGCGCGGTGCCCGCTCTCGGTGCCGACGACCTGCTGGCCGCGTCGAACACCGGAGCCGCGGACGCCGGGCCGGGCGCCGTTCGCACCGTCGACCTGATGTCGGTGGACAGTTCGGCGATGACCGTCGCCGAACAGTTCGCGGTGGTTCGGGCGGTCGCGGAGGCGCTCGCCGATCCCGCCACCGCCGGAGTGGTGGTCACCCACGGCACCGACACGATGGAGGAGACGGCGTTCCTGGTGGATCTCTACCTCACCGACGATCGGCCGGTCGTGTTCACCGGTGCACAGTTGCCGGCCGACAGTCCCGATGCGGACGGTCCGCGGAACCTCGCCGCCGCCCTGGCAACGGTCGGCGACCCGGCATCCGGGGGCCGGGGCGTCCTCGTGGTGGCCGGCGGTCGCGTCCTGCCGGCGCGCGGGGTGTTCAAGGTGTCGACGACCGACGCCGCCGCCTTCGACTCGGTCGGTACCGACCTGCCCCGGCCGGTGCTGACCGACGGGATCCCGCTCGGCCGGACCGCGCGGGTCGACACCTTCGCGTTGTATCCGGGTGTGTCCCCCGGACTGATCGCCGCCGCGGTCGCGCAGAACGCCGCGGGCATCGTGCTCGCCGCGACGGGGTCGGGAAACACCCACCCGGACATCACCGCCGAGGTCGCACTCGCCGTCGCGCACGGCGTGACCGTCGTCGTGGCCAGCCGGGTCCCGTACGGCGAGGTGTCGGCGACCTACGGCGGCGGTGGCGGCGCCGTCGACCTGCATCGTGCGGGCGCGATCGTGTCCCCGTGGCTGCGTGCGCCGCAGGCCCGGATGGCCTTGATCGCACTGCTCACGGCGAAGTCGGACCCCGAGACGATCGCGGAGTTCTTCGCTGCTTCCGGAAGGTGA
- a CDS encoding DNA polymerase IV, producing the protein MSGGHEGGAPAGADSERGARWVMHLDMDAFFASVEQLTRPTLRGRPVLVGGSGGRGVVAGASYEARVFGARSAMPMHQARRLIGPSGVVVPPRGAVYGKVSKRVFRLVREAVPVIETLSFDEAFAEPSELAGATVAQAREFAETVRARIRSECGLAASVGFGSGKQLAKIASGMAKPDGVMVIPPSGEIEFLHGLPVRKLWGIGPVSGDRLARLGIDTIGDLAAMSPVEVASVLGATVGPALHRLAQGIDDRPVAERASAKQISAESTFAEDIVDLDELRKAIRRAATDAHRRLLKDGRGARTVVLKLKRSDMSILTRSATTAAATTDFDDLERTAQRLALDPRSVGSIRLVGVGYSGLTAVQQYALFDDLGTGGDEQVVEVSETVQDSTVSETGQDPTVDTESPEPERFAPGVNPLSRAPFAPGADVTHPEYGHGWVQGSGHGVVTVRFETRTTGPGRTRTFGVDDPDLRSADPLDSLEWDLGDDE; encoded by the coding sequence ATGTCCGGCGGGCACGAGGGCGGCGCGCCGGCGGGCGCCGACTCCGAGCGCGGCGCGCGCTGGGTGATGCACCTCGACATGGACGCGTTCTTCGCCTCGGTCGAACAACTCACCCGGCCCACACTGCGCGGGCGCCCGGTGCTGGTGGGCGGCTCCGGCGGTCGGGGAGTGGTCGCCGGGGCGAGCTACGAGGCTCGGGTGTTCGGGGCCAGGTCGGCGATGCCGATGCACCAGGCCCGACGCCTCATCGGTCCGAGCGGGGTCGTCGTGCCCCCACGCGGCGCGGTCTACGGCAAGGTCAGCAAGCGGGTGTTCCGCCTTGTGCGCGAAGCGGTTCCGGTGATCGAGACCCTCTCCTTCGACGAGGCCTTCGCCGAACCGTCCGAACTAGCCGGGGCGACCGTGGCGCAGGCGCGGGAATTCGCCGAGACGGTACGCGCCCGCATCCGCAGCGAGTGCGGACTCGCCGCCTCGGTCGGATTCGGCAGCGGCAAACAACTCGCCAAGATCGCCTCGGGGATGGCGAAACCCGATGGCGTGATGGTGATCCCGCCGTCGGGTGAGATCGAGTTCCTGCACGGCCTGCCGGTGCGCAAACTGTGGGGGATCGGCCCGGTCTCGGGGGATCGCCTCGCGCGTCTGGGAATCGACACCATCGGCGACCTCGCCGCGATGTCGCCGGTGGAGGTCGCCTCGGTGCTCGGGGCCACCGTCGGACCGGCGCTTCACCGTCTCGCCCAGGGCATCGACGACCGCCCGGTGGCCGAACGCGCGTCGGCCAAACAGATCAGCGCCGAATCGACCTTCGCCGAGGACATCGTCGACCTCGACGAGTTGCGCAAGGCCATCCGACGCGCCGCCACCGACGCGCATCGTCGGCTCCTCAAGGACGGACGCGGCGCGCGGACGGTCGTGCTGAAACTCAAACGCTCCGACATGTCGATCCTGACCCGGTCGGCGACCACCGCCGCGGCCACCACCGATTTCGACGACCTCGAACGCACCGCCCAGCGTCTCGCCCTCGACCCGCGGTCGGTCGGGTCGATACGGCTTGTGGGCGTGGGCTATTCGGGTCTCACCGCAGTGCAGCAGTATGCGCTGTTCGACGACCTCGGCACCGGCGGCGACGAGCAGGTCGTCGAGGTGTCGGAGACGGTGCAGGATTCCACGGTCTCGGAGACCGGGCAGGATCCCACCGTCGACACCGAGTCACCCGAACCCGAGCGATTCGCACCGGGCGTCAATCCGCTGAGCCGGGCGCCGTTCGCTCCCGGGGCCGACGTGACACACCCCGAATACGGTCACGGGTGGGTGCAGGGGAGTGGCCACGGCGTCGTGACCGTCCGATTCGAGACACGCACCACCGGGCCCGGACGCACGCGCACCTTCGGCGTCGACGACCCGGACCTACGATCCGCCGACCCGCTCGACAGCCTCGAATGGGATCTCGGCGACGACGAGTGA